The genomic stretch GGAACGAGCTACCAAATGGGTAGAAAGAACTGGCGGTGGTATTTTAGTTATTACCGAAGGTGTCTTTGGTATGGCTGGTGACCTTGGCAACCTGAAGGCGATTACCGCGATGAAGAGCGAGTTCGATTTCAGATTGTTGGTGGACGATGCCCACGGATTTGGAACCATGGGACCTACCGGTGCTGGAACTGGTGAGCATTTTGGTGTTCAAGACAAGATCGATCTCTACTTTGGTACTTTTGCAAAGTCGATGGCCGGGATTGGTGCTTTTGTGGCCAGCGAAGAGGATGTAATTGACTTCCTTGCATACAATATGCGCTCACAGATCTATGCTAAATCGCTTCCAATGCCGATGGTTATTGGTGCTCTTAAGCGTTTGGAATTGGTGCAGACTCAGCCGGAGTTACGCGAAAAACTTTGGATTATCGCTAACGCTATTCAGAAGGGATTCCGTGAAGCTGGTTTCGATATTGGGAAAACCGAATCGATGGTAACTCCAGTTATGATGCATGGTGAGTTGGGTGAAGCCCTCAACCTTATTATGGATCTAAGGGAAAATTTTGGTGTCTTCTGCTCAATTGTAGTTTATCCCGTTATTCCAAAGGGCCAAATTTTGTTGCGGATTATCCCAACGGCTGCCCACACCTTGGAAGATGTTGATTATACAGTTAAGTGCTTTACCGAATGTCGCGATAAGCTACTTTCAGGTAAGTATCGCAGCGAGACTATGCCTAACTTAGGGGCGTAATTGAGTTACGGCAAAATATATAGGCGAGGAAATTTTCCTCGCCTTTTCTTTTGTGCTTTTGTGGACCGAACTTAGCTGTGTGCGCCAACTTCTCCGAGGAATCGTTCTGTATCGATGGCTGCCATACATCCAGAGCCGGCAGCAGTAATTGCTTGGCGGTAGTGTGGATCTTGAACATCGCCACAAGCAAACACGCCAGGAATATTGGTTTTGCTGGTTCCTGGAATCGTTTTGATGTAACCAACCTCATCGGTATGGAGGGCTGGTTGGAAAATGTCGGAGTTTGGTTTGTGACCGATGGCTACAAAGAACCCGGTAATGTCGATTTTAACATCCTCGCCCGTGAGTTTTGTTAGAAGCGCACCGGTTACACCCTTGTCGTCTCCAACGATTTCTTTGGTGACGTGTCCGAAAAGTAAGGTGATGTTGGCTGTTCCGGCTACTCGATCTTGCATGACCTTGGATGCACGTAGATAGTCCTTGCGTACAATTAGGTAGACCTTACGGCAGAGTCCGCTGAGGTATAGGGCCTCTTCTGCAGCGGTATCGCCACCTCCAACCACGGCAACATCTTGTCCGCGGTAAAAGAAGCCATCGCATGTTGCGCACGCTGATACTCCCTGACCCTTATATTTCTCTTCCGACGGCATGCCTAAGTATTTGGCGGTAGCACCGGTTGAGATAATTAAGGTTTCGGCTTCAATAACGGTTTTTTCGTCGATGGTCACCTTGAATGGTCTA from Williamwhitmania taraxaci encodes the following:
- a CDS encoding aminotransferase class I/II-fold pyridoxal phosphate-dependent enzyme, whose product is MDIFEKIRQNRGPIGQHQKLGHGYFAFPKLEGEIKPRMMFRGKEVLNWSLNNYLGLANHPEVRKADAEGAAQYGMGYPMGARMMSGQTRKHEELEQKLADFVGKPKGYLLNFGYQGMVSIIDSLVGRNDVVVYDSDSHACIIDGLRLFPGKRFVFPHNNMENLHKELERATKWVERTGGGILVITEGVFGMAGDLGNLKAITAMKSEFDFRLLVDDAHGFGTMGPTGAGTGEHFGVQDKIDLYFGTFAKSMAGIGAFVASEEDVIDFLAYNMRSQIYAKSLPMPMVIGALKRLELVQTQPELREKLWIIANAIQKGFREAGFDIGKTESMVTPVMMHGELGEALNLIMDLRENFGVFCSIVVYPVIPKGQILLRIIPTAAHTLEDVDYTVKCFTECRDKLLSGKYRSETMPNLGA
- the trxB gene encoding thioredoxin-disulfide reductase; its protein translation is MESNEKGSDNKSQESVERVRCLILGSGPAGLTAAIYAARANLSPVLYEGLEPGGQLTTTTDVENFPGYPEGITGPEMMEDLKKQALRFGTDIRFGLATKTDLSVRPFKVTIDEKTVIEAETLIISTGATAKYLGMPSEEKYKGQGVSACATCDGFFYRGQDVAVVGGGDTAAEEALYLSGLCRKVYLIVRKDYLRASKVMQDRVAGTANITLLFGHVTKEIVGDDKGVTGALLTKLTGEDVKIDITGFFVAIGHKPNSDIFQPALHTDEVGYIKTIPGTSKTNIPGVFACGDVQDPHYRQAITAAGSGCMAAIDTERFLGEVGAHS